In one window of Ptiloglossa arizonensis isolate GNS036 chromosome 5, iyPtiAriz1_principal, whole genome shotgun sequence DNA:
- the LOC143147112 gene encoding uncharacterized protein LOC143147112 gives MSQNNLLQGYNWETQYDDSQVQFSRSISDEVISVYEVYVKEETGDSEGRNDVTVVPGLPPTNDHQLIQNDCMNLDVAIDSEVINIDGSVTKLLEKDDFKYKILDQNVNAPEDNVMVYSHPVVEGPSSSSTRLIDKDDPRSKLHFVKYLKRDGKTLKIWECGICSKEFRHQYTLMRHLPTHTDERNFKCEACGKAFRQLSTLSQHKAIHSDARPYVCEFCKKTFNRVSTLISHRKTHSEHKPHKCQVCGKGFHQKGNLRNHVFTHTNERPYKCELCGKGFNQMSNLVCHKVKAHAHAEKMQYVCGICGKEFPRRFSLRSHEEYKHGIKYRHPTAAQPGMNDPNVIRNKNVRIVQLPNGDRNQTIEVRDKDPMIAPDVMESVVIDKIDTKAMEMALLEGQTPFALFKPAKGIPVLVKVSPTGTHKNILTPATAEDLRMAGKMTLSPTIAVDMDRIKAVQIKVPVVATVIQNLDPNGKINFIVEPPGPENEHESLLTALDSQFTYSEPPRNEPDRQNGPVVSSAMEDCNELLELAAQGGIQFVRATEDGRYEVMTNSEARDLMAQNSHDVTILDGEEADAINVVNMRGNGDVIIGDSDNQIMVLDSASAQKSMPMDSIEILEDKDIRILDSKGLDDRFVDGISFLSQPKIDDLILGSKALSMDGGVAVNEHEDEGMGGVPSNQQELTSLLSHRSDISTLSNSSQPSISSMLLKSHPSLSILSETLPYLKSNTSLAEDLNILGNSTMDDHHSVYESKMKLPVFEDNESDPGLISISQADLKLLGSIHQKTKVLGNKMNCLPSSKLFAGLGEVKILGPKNHTQEIMAPQYSDMKLLSPYEQFLKNTASNTNGCDTNIVNASGGCRKEVKILGKKLGTGIITSTEDGNVVEVVEEKTKLIMDSAGGLCNSADDGTVISSPRLERQITENGVPDSFLLQACSPCGSDFLNFDNHMKDTSPGSHFERAQKDSRDSFSSTGGLPDLD, from the exons ATGTCCCAGAATAACCTTCTCCAAGGATACAACT GGGAGACCCAGTACGACGATTCGCAGGTGCAATTTTCCCGTTCCATTTCAGACGAGGTCATCAG TGTTTATGAAGTTTACGTGAAAGAAGAGACTGGAGATTCCGAGGGAAGGAACGATGTCACCGTTGTACCGGGATTGCCACCCACTAATGATCATCAGTTGATTCAG aacGACTGCATGAATCTGGATGTCGCTATAGACTCCGAGGTAATCAATATCGATGGATCTGTAACCAAATTACTCGAAAAAGATGATTTTAAATACAAg ATCTTGGACCAAAACGTCAATGCACCCGAGGACAATGTAATGGTGTATTCGCATCCGGTCGTCGAAGGCCCCTCCTCGTCCTCCACACGTCTAATCGATAAAGACGATCCAAGATCGAAGCTTCATTTCGTGAAGTATCTGAAACGGGACGGCAAAACACTGAAAATCTGGGAGTGCGGAATTT GTTCGAAGGAGTTCCGGCATCAGTACACCTTGATGAGACATTTGCCGACTCACACCGACGAGAGAAACTTTAAATGCGAGGCTTGCGGCAAAGCTTTCCGTCAGTTATCGACACTGAGCCAGCACAAGGCGATACACAGCGACGCCAGGCCGTATGTCTGCGAATTTTGCAAGAAAACTTTCAACAG AGTGTCCACGTTGATCTCTCACCGGAAAACACACTCGGAGCACAAGCCGCACAAATGTCAGGTTTGTGGGAAGGGATTCCACCAAAAAG GCAATTTGAGGAACCACGTGTTTACTCATACGAACGAGAGGCCGTACAAATGCGAGCTTTGCGGCAAAGGCTTCAATCAAATGTCGAATTTGGTCTGCCACAAGGTCAAAGCGCACGCACACGCGGAGAAAATGCAGTACGTGTGCGGAATCTGCGGCAAAGAGTTTCCGCGTCGATTCTCTTTGAGATCGCACGAGGAGTACAAGCACGGCATAAAGTATCGACATCCTACCGCCGCGCAGCCCGGAATGAACGATCCGAACGTCATAAGAAA CAAGAATGTCAGGATCGTGCAATTGCCCAACGGTGATCGCAATCAGACCATCGAAGTTAGGGACAAAGATCCAATGATCGCG CCGGATGTCATGGAGTCCGTGGTGATCGACAAGATCGACACGAAGGCAATGGAGATGGCGCTTCTCGAGGGTCAAACACCGTTTGCCCTCTTCAAACCTGCCAAGGGAATTCCTGTCCTCGTGAAAGTCTCTCCAACTGGAACTCACAAAAAT ATACTCACGCCAGCGACGGCCGAGGATTTACGAATGGCGGGAAAGATGACTCTGAGTCCGACGATCGCGGTCGACATGGACCGGATCAAGGCTGTACAGATCAAGGTGCCGGTCGTGGCCACCGTTATACAGAATTTGGATCCCAACGGGAAgataaatttcatcgtcgaaccACCTGGACCCGAAAATGAACACG AGAGCCTGCTCACGGCATTGGATTCTCAGTTCACGTACAGCGAGCCACCCAGAAACGAGCCAGATCGCCAGAATGGTCCTGTTGTATCCTCAGCGATGGAGGATTGCAACGAGTTGCTGGAACTGGCCGCCCAGGGTGGAATACAATTCGTGCGCGCCACCGAGGATGGTCGTTACGAG GTGATGACGAACAGCGAAGCCCGCGACTTGATGGCGCAGAACTCTCACGATGTGACGATCCTAGACGGCGAGGAAGCGGATGCAATCAATGTGGTGAACATGCGCGGCAACGGGGACGTCATCATCGGGGATTCCGATAATCAGATCATGGTACTTGACTCGGCATCGGCGCAGAAATCCATGCCGATGGACAGCATCGAGATTCTGGAGGACAAGGACATCAGAATTCTCGACAGCAAGGGTCTtgacgatcgtttcgtcgacggTATTAGTTTCCTCTCGCAACCTAAAATCGATGATTTAATCCTGGGTTCGAAAGCTTTGTCCATGGACGGCGGAGTTGCTGTCAACGAACACGAAGACGAAG GCATGGGAGGAGTACCATCGAACCAGCAGGAGTTAACGAGCCTTCTCAGCCATCGTAGCGACATTTCGACTCTCTCGAACTCGTCCCAGCCTTCGATATCTTCCATGTTACTGAAAAGCCATCCGTCCTTGTCAATTCTGAGCGAAACGCTTCCGTACCTGAAGAGCAACACGAGCTTAGCGGAGGACCTGAACATTCTTGGCAATTCGACCATGGATGACCATCACTCGGTCTACGaatcgaaaatgaaattaccCGTATTCGAGGACAACGAGTCCGATCCGGGTTTAATATCCATCAGTCAAGCTGATTTGAAACTTCTAGGTTCGATACATCAGAAAACGAAG GTTCTCGGCAACAAAATGAATTGTCTACCGTCGTCGAAATTGTTCGCCGGTTTGGGCGAAGTGAAAATCTTGGGCCCGAAGAACCACACGCAAGAGATCATGGCCCCTCAGTACTCGGACATGAAATTACTCAGTCCGTACGAACAGTTTCTGAAGAACACCGCCTCGAACACGAATGGTTGCGATACGAACATCGTCAACGCTTCCGGTGGATGCAGGAAGGAAGTAAAAATTCTGGGGAAAAAGTTAGGAACAGGGATTATTACCAGCACGGAGGATGGCAATGTCGTGGAGGTTGTCGAGGAGAAAACCAAGCTG ATCATGGACAGCGCGGGAGGACTTTGCAACAGCGCGGACGACGGCACGGTGATTTCATCGCCCCGCTTAGAAAGGCAGATCACCGAAAACGGCGTACCGGACAGCTTCTTGCTCCAA GCCTGTAGCCCGTGCGGTTCGGACTTTCTGAATTTCGATAACCATATGAAAGACACATCGCCCGGCAGCCATTTCGAGCGCGCCCAAAAGGATTCGAGGGACAGCTTCAGCTCCACCGGTGGGCTACCCGATCTCGATTGA